A region of uncultured Desulfobacter sp. DNA encodes the following proteins:
- a CDS encoding D-alanyl-D-alanine carboxypeptidase: MSDDQGKTIYEKNPDQPLIPASTLKILTSLAAIRTLGPDFHFRTWACYDKTTRDLYLKGFGDPLFISEEITRFAHQISSNLFKQVSDGHIPSPVIRNIVVDQTYFAPRISIPGAGSSTNPYDATNGALCANFNTIFFKWDSGNKQYTSAEKQTPLPNLLAQQIPPGSKKTDRILLSHDLRQDYPGLLMLYFLKESGINITGTVQTGIFPGSDKECIIYTSSFSVTDLIKKLLKFSNNFIANQLMLTMGARAFGPSATLEKGAAVLNKFAEQTLGLKGLTIVEGSGLSRRNQVTPTQMKDILIAFMPWYELLRSDGNEYYKTGTLSDVRSRAGFILGKDNRLYPFVIMLNATNSGYEDIKQLLGAEVSKACDNLIP; encoded by the coding sequence TTGTCCGACGACCAAGGGAAAACCATTTATGAAAAAAATCCGGATCAACCGCTAATTCCTGCATCAACCTTAAAAATACTCACAAGCCTTGCGGCAATCAGAACTTTAGGTCCGGATTTCCATTTCAGGACATGGGCCTGTTATGACAAAACAACACGAGACCTTTATCTGAAAGGGTTTGGAGATCCTCTATTTATCTCCGAGGAAATAACCCGATTTGCCCATCAGATCTCAAGCAATCTTTTCAAACAGGTCTCTGACGGCCATATTCCATCCCCAGTTATACGTAATATTGTTGTGGACCAGACCTATTTTGCACCACGAATTTCCATTCCCGGCGCCGGTTCCTCCACCAATCCCTATGATGCTACGAATGGAGCGCTGTGTGCCAATTTTAACACGATCTTTTTCAAATGGGACAGCGGGAACAAACAATATACGTCTGCTGAAAAACAAACTCCTCTACCAAACCTTCTGGCACAGCAGATTCCGCCCGGATCAAAAAAAACAGATAGAATCCTTCTGTCCCATGATCTTCGGCAGGATTATCCGGGACTATTGATGCTCTATTTTTTAAAGGAATCAGGGATAAACATTACAGGCACTGTCCAGACAGGCATCTTTCCCGGATCCGATAAAGAGTGCATTATTTACACATCTTCCTTTAGTGTGACAGACCTTATTAAAAAATTGCTGAAATTTTCAAACAACTTTATTGCCAACCAGCTCATGCTGACCATGGGTGCCCGTGCCTTCGGCCCGTCAGCCACCCTTGAAAAAGGCGCGGCTGTCCTGAATAAATTCGCTGAACAGACTCTGGGCTTAAAGGGACTCACCATTGTCGAAGGCTCTGGCCTGTCCCGGAGGAATCAGGTCACGCCGACCCAGATGAAAGATATTCTTATCGCATTTATGCCCTGGTATGAATTGTTAAGAAGTGATGGAAATGAATACTATAAAACCGGTACGCTGTCTGATGTCAGAAGCCGTGCGGGCTTTATCCTTGGAAAAGATAA